Proteins from a single region of Chloroflexota bacterium:
- a CDS encoding GNAT family N-acetyltransferase: MTARNSMPLAGYIWEEGSELVGNLSLIPFFQRGRRVNMIANVAVHPNHRRRGIARALTKAALEKTRRRRVPEVWLQARHDNPAAVSLYSSMGFIPQAKRTTWTVRAKTLQGEMPLGSRVTL, encoded by the coding sequence ATGACTGCACGGAACTCCATGCCTCTGGCCGGCTATATCTGGGAAGAGGGGAGCGAGCTCGTCGGCAACTTGAGTCTGATCCCTTTCTTCCAACGCGGACGGCGTGTCAATATGATTGCTAATGTGGCTGTGCACCCCAATCACCGCCGCCGCGGAATTGCGCGCGCCCTGACCAAAGCAGCTCTGGAAAAAACTCGCCGACGCCGGGTGCCGGAAGTATGGCTGCAAGCACGCCATGATAATCCGGCTGCAGTGTCCCTCTATTCCTCAATGGGATTCATCCCACAGGCCAAACGAACCACCTGGACTGTCCGCGCGAAAACCTTGCAAGGGGAAATGCCATTGGGATCTCGGGTTACCCTTC